From the Solibacillus sp. FSL R5-0449 genome, one window contains:
- a CDS encoding DegV family protein → MNKKIAWITDTAALLPESFIKEHSIHVLALNIVFEEGALRETVDMTHDEFYDKLRNSTLHPKTSQPAFGEHVALYENLKEQGYDCAIAIHTSEQLSGTVLSAPMAAEQAGFKSYVIDAKIGSYPMQVMLALGIELEKQGHAPEVIVEKIEAMRGKSELAFIPASLEQLHKSGRVSGMAMFLSNLLNIKLVIEYNKEGGVEVAKKVRADNRAKKAVIEKLEQAILKSPVNEVAIIHCNNEAGAIEWKKELLKDYPSIEFTPTPLSACVGVHAGEGTLGLTWVRE, encoded by the coding sequence ATGAATAAAAAGATTGCTTGGATAACAGATACTGCTGCACTATTACCGGAAAGTTTTATTAAAGAACATTCAATTCATGTGCTTGCATTGAACATCGTTTTTGAAGAGGGCGCACTTCGTGAAACAGTGGACATGACGCACGATGAATTTTACGATAAATTAAGAAATTCAACATTACATCCGAAAACATCTCAGCCTGCATTCGGAGAGCATGTCGCTTTATATGAAAACTTAAAAGAGCAGGGCTATGACTGCGCTATTGCGATTCATACATCAGAGCAACTATCGGGAACTGTACTAAGTGCTCCAATGGCTGCTGAACAGGCGGGTTTCAAAAGTTATGTTATCGATGCGAAAATTGGTTCCTATCCAATGCAAGTCATGCTGGCGCTCGGAATTGAGCTTGAAAAACAAGGACATGCCCCGGAAGTAATCGTCGAGAAAATAGAAGCAATGCGCGGCAAGTCGGAACTTGCTTTTATCCCTGCAAGCTTGGAGCAATTGCATAAAAGCGGACGTGTTTCAGGGATGGCGATGTTTCTCAGCAACTTGCTTAATATTAAACTAGTGATTGAATACAATAAAGAAGGCGGCGTTGAAGTGGCGAAAAAAGTACGTGCTGATAATCGCGCCAAAAAAGCCGTCATTGAAAAACTTGAGCAAGCTATTTTGAAGTCACCTGTAAACGAAGTTGCTATTATTCACTGTAATAATGAAGCGGGGGCGATCGAGTGGAAAAAAGAATTATTGAAGGACTATCCGTCAATTGAGTTTACCCCAACGCCACTTTCTGCTTGTGTAGGTGTCCATGCAGGAGAAGGGACATTAGGGTTGACATGGGTGCGGGAATAA
- a CDS encoding aminodeoxychorismate/anthranilate synthase component II → MILLIDNYDSFTYNLYHQIAQFGEDVKIVRNDAMTVEEIRTLQPKAIVISPGPGEPKDAGIVIEMIRQLYQEIPILGICLGHQSIGEAFGATVSRARNIMHGKTSTLQYEKTGLFAQFEEEVEVMRYHSLIIERQTLHEDFRVIATSADDGEIMAIQHVQYPVYGLQFHPESIGTERGTAMISEFLKKVEVLA, encoded by the coding sequence ATGATTTTACTGATCGATAATTATGATTCATTTACCTATAATCTGTATCACCAAATCGCCCAATTTGGGGAAGACGTAAAAATTGTCCGGAATGATGCGATGACGGTTGAGGAAATCCGCACATTGCAGCCGAAAGCGATTGTTATTTCTCCTGGACCCGGGGAACCGAAAGACGCAGGAATTGTCATTGAAATGATCCGCCAGCTTTATCAAGAGATTCCGATATTGGGAATCTGCCTCGGCCATCAGTCGATTGGTGAAGCGTTCGGTGCAACGGTGAGCCGTGCCCGAAATATTATGCATGGGAAAACGAGTACCCTTCAATATGAAAAAACAGGTTTGTTTGCACAGTTCGAAGAGGAAGTAGAAGTGATGCGCTATCATTCACTTATTATTGAAAGGCAAACATTGCATGAAGATTTCCGAGTGATTGCTACAAGTGCGGATGATGGAGAAATAATGGCCATTCAACATGTACAATATCCGGTATATGGGCTGCAGTTTCATCCGGAGTCCATCGGAACAGAACGGGGTACTGCCATGATTAGCGAGTTTTTAAAGAAAGTGGAGGTATTGGCATGA
- a CDS encoding glutathione peroxidase: MNIYDIPVKTEKGEQYELDRYKGQVMMIVNTASKCGFTNQFTELEELYDKYKEEGFVVLGFPSDQFKQELSSGAEAAEFCRLDYGVTFPMHEMVKVNGSEAHPLFKHLSSEAKGLLGQSVKWNFTKFLVDRDGNVIKRYAPQDSPTKAENDIAKLL, translated from the coding sequence ATGAATATTTATGATATTCCTGTTAAGACAGAAAAAGGCGAGCAATATGAATTAGACCGCTATAAAGGCCAAGTAATGATGATTGTTAATACAGCAAGCAAGTGCGGATTTACAAATCAGTTTACAGAGCTTGAAGAATTATACGATAAATACAAAGAGGAAGGATTTGTCGTACTCGGTTTTCCTTCTGATCAATTTAAACAGGAGTTGTCTTCCGGTGCAGAAGCAGCCGAATTCTGCCGTCTGGATTACGGTGTAACGTTCCCGATGCACGAAATGGTGAAAGTGAACGGTTCAGAAGCACATCCTTTGTTTAAACATTTATCTTCTGAAGCTAAAGGTCTTTTAGGACAGTCGGTTAAGTGGAATTTCACGAAGTTTTTAGTCGACCGTGATGGCAATGTTATTAAACGTTACGCCCCGCAGGATTCACCGACAAAAGCAGAAAATGATATTGCAAAATTACTTTAA
- a CDS encoding sigma-70 family RNA polymerase sigma factor gives MEIEKLIDTYSDYLYRIAFIYTKDRLTAEEVVQDVFINYYHKSDQFERKASIKTYLVKMTINRSYDYLRSWKNRKFVITQFFQQHEKGVEQIYVEKELQGEVTAAVLTLPVKDREVLLLYYYEEMTVFEIAELLELAVSTVKSRLQRARAKLKPKLSMEVMEND, from the coding sequence GTGGAAATTGAGAAATTAATTGATACATACAGTGATTATTTGTACCGCATCGCCTTTATATATACGAAGGATCGTTTAACAGCTGAAGAAGTCGTCCAAGACGTATTTATAAACTATTATCATAAATCAGATCAATTTGAACGGAAAGCATCGATTAAAACCTATTTAGTGAAGATGACGATTAACCGCAGCTATGATTATTTGCGCAGCTGGAAAAACAGGAAATTCGTAATTACTCAGTTTTTTCAGCAACATGAAAAAGGTGTGGAGCAGATTTATGTAGAGAAAGAATTACAGGGGGAAGTAACCGCCGCTGTTCTTACATTACCGGTAAAAGACCGGGAAGTATTATTACTTTATTATTATGAGGAAATGACAGTTTTTGAAATCGCCGAATTATTGGAATTGGCGGTATCGACTGTTAAATCGCGTTTACAGCGAGCTCGAGCGAAATTAAAGCCAAAATTAAGCATGGAGGTGATGGAGAATGATTAA
- a CDS encoding DUF5071 domain-containing protein, producing the protein MIPKDKHDIAAVEILNTADAEAVIPLLPKLLEWVQDMNWPVAEPMVELLLRYPNELTPLVEEVLRGEDDMWIYWCLVAIVPKLPFYSKLVLADAVEQIAAMEKTPFNEENIEAAQEALISFQP; encoded by the coding sequence ATGATTCCGAAAGATAAACATGACATTGCAGCAGTGGAAATACTGAACACTGCGGATGCAGAAGCGGTCATTCCTTTACTGCCGAAGCTGCTTGAATGGGTGCAGGATATGAATTGGCCAGTTGCGGAGCCAATGGTTGAACTGCTGCTTCGCTATCCGAATGAGCTGACACCACTTGTTGAGGAAGTGCTGCGCGGCGAAGATGATATGTGGATTTACTGGTGTCTCGTTGCGATAGTACCGAAGCTGCCGTTTTATTCGAAGCTCGTATTGGCAGATGCCGTCGAACAAATTGCCGCAATGGAAAAAACACCATTCAATGAAGAGAATATTGAAGCAGCTCAAGAAGCCTTAATAAGTTTTCAACCATAA
- a CDS encoding MFS transporter → MDYIKRGTKAFTMTNIALFAAGFITFANLYITQPLMPQFSNDYNVSPAIASLSLSAATSVLAFSLLLFGSLSEAWGRKKLMTASIFAASVLTLALAFAPNFETILLLRIIQGFVFAGVPAIAMAYLGEEMEPSSLGVAMGLYISGNAIGGLSGRIIIGTMTDLFSWQIGMIVLGVLSIIISCYFVWALPESKHFTPRPLQFRLLTKTLFQHIKDRRLVLLFGIGFTLMGSFVTMYNYIGFKLVESPYNLSMTFVSWLFVVYLVGTWSSTWFGSLSDRYGRQNVLYSGIVIMLLGAVLTFPVSLPLKISGLVIFTFGFFGAHSIASGWVSHLAKVDKAQASSLYLFAYYMGSSIGGTIGGIFWMHYGWTGIVLFIGSALVVTFIFAGFIQYFQSKYKKMQSA, encoded by the coding sequence ATGGACTATATAAAAAGAGGAACAAAAGCTTTTACAATGACGAATATCGCGTTATTTGCTGCAGGTTTCATCACCTTTGCCAACCTTTATATAACGCAGCCATTGATGCCCCAGTTTTCAAATGATTACAATGTTTCGCCTGCAATAGCCAGTTTATCACTCTCTGCTGCTACATCCGTTTTGGCATTTAGCCTTTTACTTTTTGGTTCATTATCGGAAGCATGGGGACGAAAAAAATTGATGACCGCTTCAATATTTGCCGCTTCCGTTTTAACACTCGCCCTGGCATTTGCCCCTAATTTTGAAACGATTCTCTTACTGCGGATTATTCAAGGTTTTGTATTTGCTGGGGTTCCTGCCATTGCGATGGCTTATTTAGGAGAAGAAATGGAACCTTCAAGCTTAGGAGTGGCAATGGGTCTTTACATAAGCGGAAATGCGATTGGCGGTTTATCGGGCCGTATTATAATCGGCACGATGACTGATTTATTCAGCTGGCAAATTGGAATGATTGTACTCGGGGTTTTAAGCATTATTATCAGCTGTTACTTCGTATGGGCATTACCTGAATCCAAACATTTCACACCACGCCCACTACAGTTCCGGTTACTGACTAAAACACTATTCCAGCATATAAAAGATAGACGACTTGTATTATTATTCGGGATTGGATTTACATTAATGGGCAGCTTTGTGACTATGTATAATTATATCGGTTTCAAGTTGGTCGAGTCTCCCTATAATTTAAGCATGACTTTTGTAAGCTGGCTATTTGTTGTTTATTTAGTAGGAACGTGGAGCTCTACATGGTTCGGAAGCTTGTCTGATCGATATGGAAGGCAAAATGTTCTATATAGCGGCATTGTCATTATGCTCTTAGGTGCGGTTCTTACATTCCCCGTAAGTTTACCTTTAAAAATAAGCGGACTCGTTATATTTACGTTTGGGTTTTTCGGCGCCCACTCCATCGCAAGCGGATGGGTCAGCCATTTAGCCAAAGTCGATAAAGCCCAGGCCTCCTCTTTATATCTGTTCGCCTATTATATGGGGTCAAGTATCGGAGGAACAATCGGCGGTATCTTTTGGATGCACTACGGTTGGACTGGCATTGTCCTTTTCATCGGATCCGCACTTGTAGTAACATTTATTTTTGCAGGATTTATTCAATACTTTCAATCTAAATACAAAAAAATGCAGAGCGCCTAG
- a CDS encoding TIGR04104 family putative zinc finger protein, with the protein MIKEKWQQELSKLQLTDQQKSKLMQTIDQSKRPKRQMNWTIVIAPIFVFTAVFFLYLFANGGIVSPPNQASSPVVENFEQDQLAEVARRGKYVAIISLLLIVNGVFTTIVFFKMKRWQNPKTRKLRKTVYKLRYLLITLSPFAVYAIGSAIQMFEVDIQWLKLTIFMLIIILQIVLLFYFARNTTGEVSCPHCRHSYSKKEQRKIVWQLKMELRCPTCNEKLFYTKKNRQIIGGISMLTSPTIIFSSSFGLPILLTILCLAIYVLTVFFVVMPLYLELTDEEVFLY; encoded by the coding sequence ATGATTAAGGAAAAATGGCAGCAAGAGTTAAGCAAACTGCAGTTAACGGATCAACAGAAGTCAAAATTAATGCAAACAATCGATCAGTCCAAACGCCCGAAACGACAAATGAATTGGACCATTGTTATTGCCCCGATATTTGTTTTTACAGCAGTATTTTTCCTGTATTTATTCGCTAATGGTGGAATCGTATCGCCTCCGAATCAGGCATCAAGCCCGGTAGTGGAAAACTTTGAACAAGATCAATTGGCCGAAGTTGCGAGAAGAGGGAAGTATGTGGCCATCATCAGTTTATTGCTGATTGTGAATGGAGTTTTCACCACAATCGTTTTCTTTAAAATGAAAAGATGGCAAAATCCGAAAACACGTAAACTTCGTAAAACAGTTTATAAATTACGCTATTTGCTCATTACACTCTCGCCATTTGCCGTCTATGCAATCGGGAGCGCTATCCAAATGTTCGAAGTGGACATTCAGTGGCTGAAACTTACTATTTTCATGCTGATCATTATTTTGCAAATCGTACTTTTGTTTTATTTTGCCCGCAATACAACAGGAGAGGTAAGCTGTCCGCATTGCCGCCATTCGTATTCAAAAAAAGAGCAAAGAAAAATAGTATGGCAATTAAAAATGGAATTGCGCTGTCCAACTTGCAATGAAAAATTGTTTTATACTAAAAAGAACCGCCAAATAATCGGCGGAATATCGATGCTTACGTCACCAACAATTATTTTTTCTTCTTCTTTCGGTTTACCGATTTTATTGACTATTCTTTGTCTGGCTATTTATGTGCTGACTGTATTTTTCGTAGTGATGCCATTATATCTTGAACTGACAGATGAAGAAGTATTTTTATATTAA